The DNA window CGTCAGCACGGCGGGGAGTTCGATCTCGGTGAGTTCCTCGACGCCGCCTTCGAGTTCGCGGCGGACCGAAGCGGTGTCGTCGTCGAAATCGTGTTCCAGGTGGTTGACGACCGCACCCCACTCGAAGCCGAGGTCCTCGGCCAGCGAGACGCCGGTCGCGGCGAAGCTGTCGTCGCCGGCCTGGACACCCGTGAGCACGAGGTCCGGATCCTCCTCCTCGACGGCGGCGCGGAGGATCTCGGTCTTCGCGCCGACGTCGAGCAGGTCGACGTCCTCGAGGGCGTCGTCCCAGACGCGAACGGCGCGATCGGCACCTTTCGCGAGCGCCTGGCGAATGGTCTGTTCGCAGTCTTCGGGACCGATCGTCACCGTGACCACCTCGTCGGCGATGCCGTCTTCCTGGAGCTGGACGGCCTCTTCGATGGCGTAGTCGTCCCACTCGTTGAGATCGGCACCGAGGTACTGGTCGGCGATGTCGGCTCCCTCGATTTCGAACTCATCGCTGATAGTTTTTACCTCAGCAACAGTAACAAGTACCTTCATTACGTCCTCCATAGAGGTTTATTCGGCATATGAAATAAATCCTTCCAAAGTACTGGTTAGCTAACCACCGGAGAGCGCTATCGAGAAGTCCGCGTTGGTTTTGCCGCCTTTATATACAAATCTGAACATCAACACGCACATAAGTACTTTATACGCCAGCTAGTAATGGAGATGCAGTAGGTGATCCGTAGAAAACGAAGAGGTAGAGTGTTGTGACTTCGGAATTCCGCCTCTTCACCCGAGAATCGGTCGCGAACGCTAAAGCGTTGTCGAGAACCCGGACCCCCCGTTGACCCCGAAGGGGTGGCGGGTTCGCCGAATGTGCGATACTCTCCCTGCAAGTACTCCGAATCGAGCTGGGGAAATCTTACCGCTAGACAATCGATCTGCTCAGCGAAATGCCCGGTATCCTTGAAGAGATTGGTCTCACGCGCCTCCCTCGCTTTACTGTCCTCCGTGACTGATTCGAATAAATTCCGATGGAGACCTACCGTGCATTTCTCGGCTGATTCGCCGAGAAACGCAATGGCCACGTGCAATCGACTCGCCTGGCTTCGACTACGATCGATCTTCACGGTACTACGCCAACTGCAAGCACTACCGCATCCGCTCGCTCAAAGTCACCGCTCTCATGGACGTGAAATCACTGTACGTCTACAACGTTCACTGCACGACGACGAAGAAACACGACGCGAAGATCGGCCGCAGGTCACGCGGCGTAACGCCGTGGATCTGCGGTCACTCTCGGCTGACAGAGCATACGACGGGAAACCGTTCCGAGATGAGCGCCGGTCAGATCAAACCCGTCCATTGATTCCCTCTCCGGATCTACTCATCGCTCGATAAAGTGCACAACGCATGGATTGACCGGCGCTTGTACAATCATCGCTGGATGGTTGAAACTGTCTTCTCGAGCATCAATTGCACGCTCAGCTCCGTCGTGCGTGCGCGAAGCTAAAACCTCAAATTCCGTGAGATGGTGCTCAAATGTGCCGTCTACAATCTTCGACGAACGGTTAAGTTTCCGTAAGATTGCCCGCAGTCTCTCGGTTTCTCCTCCTCGACCGAGTGAATGAAAACGCCGAAATCAAGTCTCGTCTAGCGATCCTACGAAGGATTCTAATACCTTCTATAGATATCGTGTTTGCCCCATGTGTTGTACCCACCTCAAGTTTCTTTAAAAATGCGCTGGTAACTCTTGTACTCGGTCAAGAGTGTTTGTTCACCCTCTCCAGTTATTTCGATGAACTGGCCATTGTTGGTCGTCTCTCGCTCTATAAACCCTGCATTTTCGAGTTGTTGTAGTCTTCGCGATGCAGTCTGGCTTGACGCATCAATCTCTCCACCAACTTCCTC is part of the Halosolutus amylolyticus genome and encodes:
- a CDS encoding electron transfer flavoprotein subunit beta/FixA family protein, with product MKVLVTVAEVKTISDEFEIEGADIADQYLGADLNEWDDYAIEEAVQLQEDGIADEVVTVTIGPEDCEQTIRQALAKGADRAVRVWDDALEDVDLLDVGAKTEILRAAVEEEDPDLVLTGVQAGDDSFAATGVSLAEDLGFEWGAVVNHLEHDFDDDTASVRRELEGGVEELTEIELPAVLT